A stretch of Komagataella phaffii GS115 chromosome 2, complete sequence DNA encodes these proteins:
- a CDS encoding uncharacterized protein (Putative helicase with limited sequence similarity to human Rb protein) yields the protein MAKKKSKKAESPQPEAAATTRSRESREEAEKKRKANRLLVTNSSTWTGKLPVNLLHEHIQKRKWNKPEYDMKRVKDGFIAVVTLSWENPKTRETLRIRFEPIKEVVEPQETPLEARHFAATYCLHRLAFSKNIHMVLPNNHKDFWKDLESYRKDMEKNKPYKYKYEYTEEPFQMLLEKRKDEAEAQKQKEKEANNPQKLKIDRSKKIPVNYSTRNEVTFPRKVWEQSPLLDLGFAFRRKIEKLLSGSWQKLFEDKKASRPEYVDSLTFLGFRNAHIEECLLYTNNFNNSLEWLLFNVPEDDLPPFFQRDERDSTVEIKLSIDSKKDNIIKRLKAGGFDEEQVMECYRSDEVDAAIALTYELVKYEPPTTEASDDLNIWEEEIEAITSIIEDRIKKTGDNIVEFELDLENCSQCFILRVFKSPGYPSTLPGIHILTPNEKVANYIKQSIIQQLVAYLQENSIIGDQMLYSMFSWLEENISKIIENPGPLIKDDIFVTDAQIASVTGKSKSKNKQRKKHTDVSRIKADYEQRVGLIDLESRTKLPAWSHRNRMVEILEENEIVLVTGETGSGKSTQIVQFLLDHMNAQNDFSSQIICTQPRRISAIGLAERVSEERSDKCGKETGYIIRGENNTGKLTRITFVTTGVLLRMMQSLLKDDDSSFDLDQIRYILVDEVHERSIDIDVAHTHIEGRTYPIKDFYLDEVINLIDYKIERNNELVTPNPNSDFFKYRPLDLDLIAKLVFKIDSQLNSSGSILVFLPGAMEINSCIRKLKSAFNEGSLWALPLHSALSSKDQKKVFQKPPKGARKVVLSTNIAETSITIPDAVVVIDSGRVKTNVYDTKFHSTKLIETLCSKAEATQRRGRAGRVTSGLCYKLYSKETELENMRDHPVPEIMRTRLESIYLIVKSMGISDAREFLKTGIDSPDDNLLDNAKQFLHDIGAVSEDKLTHLGEYLSMLPVDLHSGKLIIFGTLLGALETSLTLAAIATTGNPFIENKENVRAVKRSFANGKGDLMAIVEAYVQYSNLHTSPYKWCEQNCLSPMVLKDISSTRDHYLSILEDIGFIPLNYTRDHQVLNRNDSDFKIVSSIITASFYPNIAKVNYPELKYLKSSAGTIAREADARETKLFMKNQNYTIGSEALPSNRCFIHPGSSLFATSDAVSSVAELQLFDKTDIDSSKIGSAKLPSQLHSDFAVYRSSQVSVRDQNTKIYLRDITPTSSLSVTLFGGKITYNLNTILAGRKSPGIVIDSWIPIVTWSKNGVLLHRLRIALDEAIKVRLSKAAYNHVQNGGDNVLGLVEELIKNFRY from the exons ATGGCTAAGAAGAAGTCTAAAAAGGCTGAATCCCCACAGCCAGAAGCTGCTGCAACTACTAGATCTAGAGAATCTAGGGAAGAAGCggagaaaaaaaggaaagCCAACCGGCTTTTGGTCACTAATAGTAGCACCTGGACGGGGAAACTGCCTGTGAATCTTTTGCATGAGCATATTcagaagagaaaatggAATAAGCCGGAATACGATATGAAGAGAGTGAAAGATGGCTTTATTGCTGTAGTCACTTTAAGCTGGGAGAATCCTAAAACGAGAGAGACATTGAGAATCAGGTTTGAGCCTATTAAAGAAGTCGTTGAACCTCAGGAAACTCCTCTAGAGGCAAGACATTTTGCTGCAACCTACTGTCTTCATAGACTCGCATTTAGTAAAAATATACATATGGTGCTACCTAATAACCATAAggatttttggaaggacCTTGAAAGCTATAGAAAGGACATGGAAAAGAATAAACCTTACAAATACAAATATGAATACACAGAAGAACCATTTCAAATGCTATTGGAAAAAAGGAAAGATGAAGCAGAAgctcaaaaacaaaaagagaaagaagctaATAATCCGCAGAAACTAAAGATAGATAGAAGCAAAAAGATTCCTGTTAACTACTCCACAAGAAATGAGGTAACGTTTCCCAGAAAGGTTTGGGAACAGTCACCGTTGCTGGATCTCGGCTTTGCTTTTAGAAGGAAGATCGAAAAACTGCTGAGCGGAAGCTGGCAGAAGctatttgaagataaaaaagCTTCAAGGCCCGAGTATGTTGACAGCTTAACGTTCTTAGGATTTAGAAACGCCCATATTGAGGAATGTTTACTGTACACAAATAACTTCAATAACTCACTAGAATGGCTTTTATTCAATGTTCCGGAGGATGATTTGCCTCCTTTTTTTCAACGCGATGAAAGAGACTCTACTGTTGAGATTAAGCTGAGCATTGACTCCAAAAAGGATAATATAATCAAAAGACTAAAAGCCGGTGGCTTCGATGAGGAACAAGTGATGGAATGCTACCGGTcagatgaagttgatgcCGCTATTGCTCTAACATACGAGTTGGTAAAATATGAACCACCAACAACTGAAGCATCTGATGACCTCAACATTTGggaggaagaaattgaagcaaTCACCAGCATTATTGAAGATCGAATCAAAAAGACTGGCGATAATATTGTGGAATTTGAattggatttggagaattgtTCCCAGTGTTTTATACTAcgagttttcaaatcaccTGGCTACCCTTCAACTCTCCCCGGTATCCACATTCTGACTCCAAATGAGAAAGTAGCCAATTATATCAAACAATCGATCATTCAACAACTGGTAGCATACTTACAGGAGAACTCCATAATTGGAGACCAAATGTTGTACTCCATGTTTTCATGGTTAGAGGAGAATATTAGCAAGATCATAGAGAATCCTGGTCCTTTGATAAAGGACGATATTTTCGTTACCGATGCACAAATAGCATCCGTAACTGGCAAGTCTAAGAGCAAAAATaaacagagaaagaagcataCTGACGTAAGCAGGATTAAAGCTGATTACGAACAAAGAGTTGGTCTcattgatcttgaatcaaGGACAAAGCTGCCTGCTTGGTCCCACAGAAATCGAATGGTGGAAATTTTAGAGGAGAACGAAATCGTATTGGTAACTGGTGAAACGGGTTCCGGAAAATCAACACAAATTGTTCAGTTCCTTTTGGATCACATGAATGCTCAAAATGACTTTTCATCGCAGATTATTTGTACACAGCCACGAAGAATTTCAGCCATTGGACTGGCTGAGAGAGTTTCAGAGGAAAGATCTGACAAATGTGGCAAGGAAACCGGTTACATCATTCGTGGGGAAAACAACACTGGCAAACTCACTAGGATAACATTTGTCACCACTGGTGTTTTATTGAGAATGATGCAAAGCTTGTTAAAAGACGATGATTCCTCTTTCGACCTAGATCAAATCAGATATATATTAGTTGATGAGGTTCATGAACGTTCAATTGACA ttgatgTGGCACATACTCATATTGAAGGAAGAACTTACCCTATCAAAGACTTTTATCTTGACGAGGTTATCAACCTTATCGATTACAAAATTGAGAGAAACAACGAGCTGGTAACCCCAAATCCTAACtcagattttttcaagtataGACCTTTGGACCTTGATCTAATTGCTAAACTGGTTTTTAAGATCGATTCCCAGCTGAACAGTTCTGGATCAATCCTGGTTTTCCTTCCTGGTGCTATGGAGATTAATAGTTGTATTCGAAAATTGAAATCGGCTTTCAATGAAGGATCTCTTTGGGCCCTTCCTCTACATTCTGCTctatcttccaaagatcaaaaaaaagtaTTCCAGAAACCTCCAAAAGGTGCTAGGAAAGTTGTGCTTTCTACAAATATAGCAGAAACTTCCATCACCATTCCGGATGCTGTGGTAGTCATCGATTCAGGAAGAGTCAAAACAAATGTTTATGATACCAAATTTCATTCGACTAAGCTTATTGAAACATTGTGCTCCAAAGCAGAGGCGACGCAACGAAGAGGTAGGGCTGGACGTGTGACAAGCGGACTCTGTTATAAACTCTATTCGAAAGAAACCGAACTGGAAAATATGCGTGACCATCCAGTACCAGAAATTATGCGAACCAGACTTGAATCCATTTATCTGATTGTGAAGTCTATGGGTATATCAGATGCAAgggaatttttgaaaaccGGTATTGACTCTCCTGATGACAACTTACTGGATAACGCTAAACAGTTCTTGCATGACATCGGAGCTGTCTCCGAAGATAAGCTCACTCACCTGGGTGAGTATCTTTCTATGTTGCCCGTAGACCTTCACTCTGGTAAGTTAATTATTTTCGGTACATTGTTGGGAGCCTTGGAGACAAGTTTGACATTAGCTGCCATCGCAACTACCGGTAATCCGTTCATTGAGAATAAGGAAAATGTGAGGGCGGTGAAACGATCATTTGCAAACGGTAAAGGAGATTTGATGGCAATAGTGGAAGCTTATGTTCAGTACTCCAACCTGCATACATCGCCTTATAAGTGGTGCGAACAAAACTGTCTGTCTCCAATGGTATTGAAAGACATTTCCTCTACAAGAGATCACTATTTATctattttggaagatattgGATTCATTCCCCTGAACTATACAAGGGATCATCAAGTGCTGAACAGAAATGAttctgatttcaaaatAGTCAGTTCTATTATAACGGCCTCCTTCTACCCAAATATTGCAAAGGTAAACTACCCTGAGCTAAAGTACCTAAAGAGTTCTGCGGGTACGATTGCACGTGAAGCAGATGCTAGAGAAACCAAGCTCTTcatgaaaaatcaaaactaTACCATAGGTTCAGAGGCTCTACCTTCAAATCGCTGTTTTATTCACCCAGGATCAAGTCTATTCGCAACATCCGATGCGGTGTCATCAGTAGCagaacttcaactttttgacAAGACTGATATTGATTCATCCAAAATAGGTTCAGCTAAGCTTCCTTCACAATTGCACTCAGACTTCGCTGTGTATCGTTCTTCCCAGGTCTCGGTTCGGGATCAAAACACGAAGATTTATTTGAGAGATATAACCCCAACTTCGAGTTTGTCTGTCACATTATTTGGTGGGAAGATCACTTATAACCTGAATACCATTCTTGCAGGTCGAAAGTCCCCTGGTATTGTAATAGACTCATGGATTCCAATAGTGACTTGGTCCAAGAATGGAGTCTTACTTCACCGGCTAAGAATAGCTTTGGATGAAGCCATCAAGGTCAGATTGTCTAAAGCTGCTTATAATCATGTACAAAATGGAGGTGACAATGTCCTCGGATTAGTTGAGGAACTTATTAAAAACTTTAGATATTAG
- a CDS encoding Subunit of the Anaphase-Promoting Complex/Cyclosome (APC/C): MSLRPLDRSAFLSVFQSENVLPDLQQDWELVKEWINQSLECQGSTKDPPLRIRTSLRSLNNQHSSGPHLRELFLRVFRRYPIVVDGSLYNRLRAVKAVNRKVVEIVRCMNLDENDRSAVERATNAVLQRTIRECPTLEKDLESMILIVLNGQDSYEEERAFKAMKLIHMGDYLGELTVQLIRAKLASYINITYGGKWDHYVLPELRSWLYEWLLPRIYRIIDPNSFRADSWIQVIYDELITIRINESFDIVENFDIAEPCLEEMKNCLIHTHVREHLVSYFTKLCQERLLHAGINTSTIISFYLLVIKAFLKLDPRGVLLDKVCRPIKHYLRDRDDTVKRIVKALLDENSNELGQLSKELSKPPLAETHFIHDLRDLHWVPDPSEALPDFKKNKISDIIESLISIFDSKNVFVNEFVSIISSQLLDLTSYDFADISHKIDLLKVRFGENEFNSLNVMIKDVNDSKIIDRKIHKNCATIPENLHSSIISHLFWPQLEKDRFLLPLEVSNSIENYVKEFSTVKPERSIEPIHSQGRVTLSIDVNDQTRSFTVTPDKAAVILKFSADDSSRISWEIEKLSEELQMDIALLQKNLQFWRQKNILQQSGSVWSSVTSFEEQESGVSEDTNAHDHNDQEELAETMQKYWPFIVGMLTNLGPTALSQMHSFLKMLVPQETPYNATEKQLELYLHSCIEEEKLEVNGDKYKLKK, from the coding sequence ATGTCACTAAGACCATTGGATAGAAGCGCATTCTTGAGCGTGTTTCAGTCCGAAAATGTTTTGCCCGATCTTCAGCAAGACTGGGAGCTGGTAAAAGAGTGGATAAATCAGTCGTTGGAGTGTCAAGGGAGCACTAAAGATCCACCTTTGCGTATTCGTACAAGTCTTCGAAGCTTAAATAATCAACACTCAAGTGGGCCCCATCTCCGGGAATTATTCTTGAGAGTGTTTAGAAGATATCCAATTGTGGTTGATGGTTCTCTTTACAACCGTTTGAGGGCTGTCAAGGCTGTCAACAGGAAAGTGGTTGAAATTGTAAGGTGCATGAATCTTGATGAGAACGACAGATCTGCTGTTGAGCGAGCCACAAACGCAGTACTACAAAGGACTATCCGGGAATGTCCTactttggagaaagatCTTGAGTCTATGATCTTAATTGTGTTAAACGGTCAGGACTCTtacgaagaagaaagagcGTTCAAGGCTATGAAACTGATACACATGGGTGACTATCTTGGAGAACTTACAGTCCAATTGATAAGAGCTAAACTTGCCAGCTATATTAATATTACTTATGGAGGCAAATGGGATCACTACGTTCTTCCCGAATTGAGAAGCTGGCTATATGAATGGCTTCTGCCCAGAATTTATCGGATTATCGACCCAAACAGCTTCAGGGCCGACAGTTGGATCCAAGTCATATATGATGAACTAATCACCATCAGAATAAATGAGTCgtttgatattgttgaaaattttgacATAGCAGAACCTTGCCTAGaagagatgaagaattgTCTTATTCACACCCATGTTCGTGAACACTTAGTTTCCTACTTCACAAAACTGTGCCAAGAGAGACTACTACATGCTGGTATCAACACTAGCACTATAATATCGTTCTACCTGTTGGTCATTAAAGCCTTCCTGAAGCTTGACCCTAGAGGCGTTCTTTTAGACAAGGTCTGCAGGCCCATAAAGCACTATTTGAGAGACCGGGATGATACAGTCAAGAGAATCGTGAAAGCACTACTTGACGAGAATTCAAATGAGCTCGGTCAGCTTTCCAAAGAGCTCTCCAAACCCCCATTAGCTGAAACTCACTTTATCCATGATTTGAGAGACCTACATTGGGTGCCAGACCCTAGTGAAGCACTTccagatttcaagaagaacaagattAGTGATATCATTGAATCCTTAATTTCCATCTTTGATTCGAAAAATGTTTTTGTAAATGAATTCGTATCAATTATTTCATCACAGCTTTTAGATCTTACAAGTTACGACTTTGCTGATATCTCTCATAAGATTGATTTGCTTAAAGTAAGGTTTGGCGAGAACGAGTTTAATTCACTAAATGTGATGATCAAAGATGTGAATGATAGTAAAAtcattgatagaaaaaTACATAAGAATTGTGCCACAATACCGGAAAACCTTCATTCGTCAATCATATCCCATTTATTCTGGCCACAGCTTGAAAAGGATAGGTTCCTTTTGCCACTTGAGGTATCCAACAGCATAGAAAATTATGTGAAGGAGTTCTCAACGGTCAAGCCTGAGAGATCTATCGAGCCAATTCACTCCCAGGGTAGAGTCACGTTATCCATAGACGTGAATGATCAGACCAGAAGCTTTACGGTAACGCCCGACAAAGCTGCGGTGATTCTGAAGTTTTCCGCAGATGATTCTAGCCGAATAAGCTGGGAGATAGAGAAATTATCAGAAGAATTGCAGATGGATATTGCTCTTTTGCAAAAGAATTTGCAATTCTGGCGTCAAAAGAATATTCTTCAGCAAAGCGGATCAGTCTGGTCATCCGTCACATCCTTCGAAGAGCAGGAATCGGGTGTATCTGAGGACACGAATGCGCATGATCATAATGATCAGGAAGAATTGGCAGAAACAATGCAAAAGTATTGGCCATTTATCGTCGGAATGTTGACTAATCTGGGACCTACTGCTCTCAGCCAGATGCATTCTTTCCTGAAAATGTTAGTTCCCCAGGAGACTCCTTACAATGCTACGGAAAAGCAGCTGGAGCTATATCTGCATTCCTGCATCGAAGAGGAGAAACTAGAAGTGAACGGTGATAAGTATAAATTAAAGAAGTAA
- a CDS encoding Putative Nedd8 ligase, translated as MAPRSVQKLVESFKEVTDLRDSEATAWLTKYKWNLEDAVEAYLTQTSMNSQGQNFLTQEQKGSLISLFNKYKQDGEDYIGIDGTIQYIEDLEFEVEDPVVLALAEFLESTQMGVFERAKFVNNWEKAGISSIHEMRQKVLEFQRSLENDEQFLKKVYDFTFKFLLDNNQRTLLKDTAVEYWKLLLSHYFGEEKMSQWCQFINDEWQFAITKDQWQMLFLFMSEWNQKDNFIESYDENAAWPSMMDTFVEYLRAKTSS; from the coding sequence ATGGCACCCAGATCTGTTCAAAAGTTAGTTGagtcattcaaagaagtgACTGATCTTAGAGATTCTGAGGCTACAGCTTGGCTCACCAAGTATAAATggaatcttgaagatgCTGTAGAAGCTTACTTGACTCAGACCTCGATGAACTCCCAAGGCCAAAACTTCCTCACACAGGAACAGAAAGGAAGTCTGATCAGCCTATTCAATAAATATAAGCAAGATGGCGAGGACTACATTGGTATTGACGGTACGATCCAGTATATCGAAGACCTGgagtttgaagttgaagatcCAGTGGTGTTAGCTCTGGCAGAGTTTTTAGAATCGACACAAATGggagtttttgaaagagcaaAGTTCGTAAATAACTGGGAAAAGGCGGGGATATCTTCGATACATGAAATGAGACAGAAAGTATTGGAATTTCAAAGGTCTTTAGAGAATGATGAACAGtttctgaagaaagtgTACGATTTtactttcaagtttctaTTGGACAACAACCAAAGAACCCTACTAAAAGATACTGCTGTAGAATATTGGAAGCTCTTACTATCCCACTATTTTGGCGAGGAAAAGATGAGTCAATGGTGTCAGTTTATCAATGATGAGTGGCAATTTGCAATCACTAAAGATCAATGGCAGATGCTTTTTCTGTTTATGAGTGAATGGAATCAGAAAGATAACTTTATCGAATCATATGATGAAAATGCAGCCTGGCCTTCGATGATGGACACTTTCGTCGAATATTTACGAGCAAAAACGAGCAGTTAG